The following proteins are co-located in the Roseofilum reptotaenium CS-1145 genome:
- a CDS encoding DUF29 domain-containing protein has protein sequence MNHKVRNRRAVSLYEQDFVLWTEEQFRSIGNRDLEAIDWENIEEELLALGRSERHQLENRLDVLLEYLLKRCYVDSAYDNRGWELTIKEQRKQLRRLLRSSPSLKTYFAKIFVEIWEDARSDVEDIYSKIDFPEICPFPEDLEVLLTEKFWNS, from the coding sequence ATGAATCATAAAGTGCGAAATCGGAGAGCAGTTTCTCTATATGAACAAGATTTTGTCCTCTGGACTGAAGAACAATTTCGTTCTATTGGTAATCGTGATTTAGAAGCAATAGATTGGGAAAATATTGAAGAAGAACTGTTAGCCTTGGGACGCAGCGAACGGCATCAATTGGAAAATCGCTTAGACGTTTTACTTGAATATCTCTTAAAGCGATGTTATGTGGATAGTGCCTATGATAATCGCGGATGGGAGCTAACCATTAAGGAGCAGCGTAAACAACTCCGGCGTTTGTTGCGTAGCTCACCAAGTCTCAAAACTTATTTTGCCAAGATTTTCGTGGAAATCTGGGAAGATGCGAGATCGGATGTTGAAGATATTTACTCGAAGATCGATTTTCCTGAAATCTGCCCGTTCCCAGAAGATTTAGAGGTTTTGCTAACGGAAAAATTTTGGAATTCATAA
- a CDS encoding type II toxin-antitoxin system Phd/YefM family antitoxin, with protein sequence MEIISKNKDATPIHELVDRAIESNQPILLQGSAGNAILVSEADWNAIQETLYLQSIPGMSESIKEGGQTPIEDCMDESTIRDILNG encoded by the coding sequence ATGGAAATCATTTCAAAAAATAAAGACGCTACTCCAATTCATGAATTAGTTGACCGAGCGATTGAAAGCAATCAACCCATTTTATTACAAGGTTCAGCCGGTAATGCGATTCTGGTTAGTGAAGCAGATTGGAATGCAATTCAAGAAACTCTTTATTTACAATCTATTCCTGGCATGTCTGAATCCATTAAAGAGGGTGGACAAACTCCCATAGAAGATTGTATGGATGAATCAACCATTAGGGATATTTTAAATGGATGA
- a CDS encoding AAA family ATPase, with product MLKSFYIKNFRIFRQLEIKSLSHVNLIVGKNNVGKSTFLEAIRIYASRASQDVLFDLTDRRQENWFKGKPVDVKTSTLETLRHLFFNHQLPKMGEEGIFLSEEPSIPKFHINLMPYQIQQEQGLLRKVPVALDALKSNGEIPDIVSSIIVHEEGKKPRLIDLKVFDNKLFSIPLEDNTIPCQSIPMKKNRDHSIAQLWDLTSLTPLKSEVISGLNLIERRITDITFVQPNGNQSGSLRIPLVKLEGIDEPLPMKTLGDGVNHLFEILLCLVNSKNGFLLIDELENGLHWTVQPKVWEIIFQLAERLNVQVFATTHSYDCVKSFGNIWNQYPELGSAFRLESKQDNIKATEYTLERLMDSLESAIYVR from the coding sequence ATGCTGAAATCATTTTATATCAAGAATTTTAGAATATTTCGCCAACTGGAAATTAAATCCTTAAGCCATGTCAATCTGATCGTCGGCAAAAATAACGTTGGTAAAAGCACCTTTTTAGAAGCCATCCGCATTTATGCCAGCAGAGCTTCCCAAGATGTCCTTTTTGACTTGACAGATAGGCGACAAGAGAATTGGTTTAAGGGAAAACCAGTAGACGTGAAGACTTCAACCTTAGAAACTCTACGTCATTTGTTTTTTAATCATCAATTACCCAAAATGGGAGAGGAAGGAATTTTTCTGTCAGAAGAACCTTCTATACCTAAATTTCATATTAACTTAATGCCATACCAAATACAACAAGAACAAGGATTGCTGAGAAAAGTACCCGTTGCTCTTGATGCCCTAAAATCTAATGGAGAAATTCCAGATATTGTTTCTTCTATTATTGTTCATGAGGAAGGTAAAAAGCCTCGACTCATTGACCTGAAAGTTTTTGACAACAAACTTTTCTCAATCCCTCTAGAAGATAATACCATCCCTTGTCAATCTATCCCGATGAAGAAAAATCGAGATCATAGCATTGCTCAATTATGGGATTTAACTAGCTTAACCCCTTTAAAATCAGAAGTGATTTCCGGCTTGAATTTAATTGAGCGTAGAATCACAGATATCACCTTTGTACAGCCGAATGGCAATCAAAGTGGTTCGCTACGAATTCCTTTGGTAAAGCTCGAAGGGATTGACGAACCCTTACCAATGAAAACACTAGGAGATGGGGTTAACCATTTATTCGAGATTTTACTTTGTCTCGTGAATAGCAAAAATGGATTCTTACTGATTGATGAACTAGAAAATGGGTTGCACTGGACAGTTCAGCCTAAAGTTTGGGAGATTATTTTTCAGCTTGCTGAACGGCTCAATGTTCAGGTATTTGCCACAACTCACAGTTATGATTGTGTGAAAAGTTTTGGCAACATTTGGAACCAGTATCCAGAGTTGGGATCGGCGTTTCGTCTAGAGTCTAAACAGGATAATATTAAAGCAACTGAATATACTTTAGAACGACTAATGGATTCTCTAGAGTCAGCAATTTATGTTCGTTAA
- a CDS encoding MDR/zinc-dependent alcohol dehydrogenase-like family protein encodes MKGIWLENQNLQLRTDLPTPTPPEGEALVKVLRAGICNTDLELMRGYYPYTGILGHEFVGVVAEGPENLLNQRVVGEINASCGTCRFCQRGEPTHCENRTVLGIVNRNGAFADYLTLPIKNLHPVPDTVDTNAATFTEPLAAALEIQEQVSITAEDRVLVVGDGKLGQLVAQSLALTGCDLLVIGRHRQKLANLEDLGIKVGFANDVQDGTFDRSIECTGNPEGFAIAARALRPRGTLVLKSTYAGNLTLDASTLVVNEITLIGSRCGPFDKALALLEKHQIDINRLIQAEYPLSEGLEGFELAQQKGVLKVLLNMEN; translated from the coding sequence ATGAAAGGAATCTGGCTCGAAAATCAAAACCTGCAACTGCGAACCGACTTACCTACCCCCACTCCTCCAGAGGGAGAAGCATTAGTCAAAGTGTTGCGGGCGGGAATTTGTAATACAGATTTAGAACTGATGCGTGGATACTATCCCTATACGGGGATTCTCGGTCATGAATTTGTGGGTGTTGTGGCGGAAGGGCCGGAAAATTTACTCAATCAACGGGTGGTGGGGGAAATTAATGCCAGTTGTGGAACCTGTCGTTTTTGTCAACGCGGAGAACCCACCCATTGCGAAAATCGGACGGTCTTAGGAATTGTGAATCGGAATGGGGCATTTGCGGATTATTTAACGTTACCGATTAAAAATTTACACCCGGTTCCGGATACGGTGGACACCAATGCAGCCACGTTTACAGAACCGTTAGCGGCAGCTTTGGAAATTCAAGAACAGGTATCGATTACGGCTGAAGACCGGGTTTTAGTGGTTGGGGATGGTAAGTTGGGGCAATTGGTGGCTCAAAGCTTGGCCCTGACTGGATGCGATCTATTGGTTATTGGTCGTCATCGGCAGAAGTTAGCTAATTTAGAAGATTTAGGAATTAAGGTAGGGTTTGCAAATGATGTACAAGATGGTACATTTGACCGAAGTATAGAATGTACGGGAAATCCAGAGGGATTTGCGATCGCCGCCCGCGCCCTGCGTCCACGAGGAACTCTTGTCCTAAAAAGCACGTATGCCGGCAACCTAACCCTGGATGCTTCCACCCTCGTCGTCAACGAAATTACCTTAATTGGATCGCGCTGCGGTCCCTTTGACAAAGCCCTGGCTCTACTAGAGAAACATCAAATCGATATTAACCGTTTAATCCAAGCAGAATATCCCCTTAGTGAAGGTCTAGAAGGCTTTGAATTGGCTCAACAAAAAGGAGTCTTGAAAGTGTTATTGAATATGGAAAACTAG
- a CDS encoding lytic transglycosylase domain-containing protein, producing the protein MSKAKSNLPLIFSIAGVSLGAILGGFVLHQTHLDRQIADEVRSWLPEVPSEKPTFQLTPAEVQKSQIAQLVKLSPTERQPYLEAMSQQPTHPEYARARYVLAMDQLAQNQPQEAIASLENLEARYPLLAAHILSERAQAYAQLGENTQAAATWQKILTTHPNHPVAAEALYELGKTNPKLWEEAIAKFPAHPRTVEIAANQLATNPNSLPLLRLLAKHALHKPDYTELLDRLTKTHSAQLTPEDWEIIAFGYWEKIEYGKAGAAYAKAPATPKNRYRAGRGLHLGGKTQEAIAAYKFLYSSYPNEKETAQGLIHLSRLVDLQPAQEYLNIVIDRFPHKAAAALVEQGKVLDALKSSQSAKQARQSILTQYSQSEEAAKLRWQQAEDAADKGNLLQAWRLAQEITVENPETEYAPEAAFWVGKWAKKLGRERDAKAAFEYVLQRYPESYYAWRSALMLGWNVGDFTSVRYLEPDVEYSIPRPLLPAGSETLKELHQLGQDREAWMLWQVEFTNTMKPTVAQQFTDGILRLQVGDYLDGIFMLNSLAWRDDPEEQKQYQMLRQQLAYWQALYPFPYLESIESWSKDRQLNPLLVTALIRQESRFMPQIQSVVGATGLMQVMPETGEWIAGKINLASYQLDNPNDNIKLGTWYLDYTHSEYSNNSLLAVASYNAGPGNVADWLNRFGFRDPDEFVEKIPFPETYGYVKSVFGNYWNYLRLYNPEIIQKMEKIN; encoded by the coding sequence ATGTCTAAGGCTAAATCTAATCTTCCTCTCATTTTCTCGATCGCCGGAGTCAGTCTAGGGGCAATTCTTGGAGGGTTTGTCCTCCATCAAACCCATCTGGATCGCCAGATTGCTGATGAAGTGCGCTCTTGGCTGCCCGAAGTTCCGTCTGAAAAACCAACGTTTCAGCTTACTCCTGCTGAGGTTCAGAAGTCCCAGATTGCCCAGTTGGTGAAACTTTCGCCGACTGAGCGCCAACCCTATCTGGAAGCGATGAGCCAACAACCAACTCATCCAGAATATGCTCGCGCTCGCTATGTGTTGGCTATGGATCAGTTAGCTCAAAATCAACCCCAGGAGGCGATCGCCAGTTTAGAGAATTTAGAAGCCCGTTACCCCCTCCTCGCGGCTCATATTCTTTCTGAACGCGCCCAAGCTTATGCACAATTAGGGGAAAACACGCAAGCCGCAGCGACTTGGCAAAAGATTTTAACCACCCATCCCAATCATCCTGTGGCGGCTGAAGCACTCTATGAGTTAGGTAAAACTAATCCTAAACTGTGGGAAGAGGCGATCGCCAAATTTCCTGCCCATCCCCGCACCGTAGAAATTGCGGCGAATCAACTGGCGACGAATCCCAACTCCTTGCCCCTATTGCGCCTGCTGGCGAAACATGCCCTCCATAAACCGGACTATACCGAACTCCTGGATCGCCTCACCAAAACCCATAGCGCCCAACTTACCCCTGAAGATTGGGAAATTATTGCCTTTGGTTATTGGGAAAAAATCGAGTATGGCAAAGCTGGTGCAGCCTATGCTAAAGCGCCCGCAACTCCGAAAAACCGATATCGTGCCGGTAGAGGATTACACCTTGGAGGCAAAACCCAAGAGGCGATCGCCGCCTATAAATTCTTGTATAGTAGTTATCCCAATGAAAAAGAAACCGCCCAAGGCTTAATTCATCTTTCCCGGTTAGTCGATCTGCAACCTGCACAAGAGTATCTGAATATTGTCATTGATCGGTTTCCCCACAAAGCCGCCGCAGCCCTGGTAGAACAAGGCAAAGTGTTAGACGCGCTCAAAAGTTCCCAATCTGCAAAACAGGCGCGGCAGTCCATTTTAACCCAATATAGTCAATCAGAAGAAGCAGCCAAACTCAGATGGCAACAAGCCGAAGATGCAGCCGACAAGGGTAACTTACTGCAAGCCTGGAGACTTGCCCAGGAAATCACCGTAGAAAACCCGGAGACAGAGTACGCTCCCGAAGCCGCCTTTTGGGTAGGAAAATGGGCAAAAAAACTGGGCAGGGAGCGGGATGCCAAAGCTGCCTTTGAATATGTGCTACAGCGCTACCCTGAATCCTATTATGCCTGGCGATCGGCTCTCATGCTTGGATGGAATGTGGGCGACTTTACCAGTGTTCGCTATCTCGAACCCGACGTAGAATATAGCATCCCTCGCCCCCTGTTACCCGCCGGTTCTGAAACCCTGAAAGAACTTCATCAACTGGGACAAGATCGAGAGGCTTGGATGCTCTGGCAAGTCGAATTTACCAATACCATGAAACCCACTGTTGCCCAACAGTTTACCGATGGTATTCTGCGCTTGCAAGTTGGCGATTATTTAGACGGAATCTTCATGCTCAATAGCCTGGCATGGCGGGACGATCCTGAAGAGCAAAAACAATATCAAATGCTCCGTCAACAACTCGCCTATTGGCAAGCCCTCTATCCTTTTCCCTATCTAGAATCCATTGAAAGTTGGTCAAAAGATCGGCAACTCAATCCCCTTTTAGTCACGGCTCTAATTCGCCAAGAATCCCGGTTTATGCCCCAAATTCAATCCGTCGTTGGCGCTACCGGATTAATGCAAGTGATGCCAGAAACTGGGGAATGGATCGCCGGTAAAATCAATCTTGCCAGTTATCAGTTGGACAATCCGAATGATAATATAAAGTTGGGAACCTGGTATTTAGACTATACCCACAGCGAGTATAGCAATAATTCCTTGTTGGCTGTAGCGAGTTACAATGCCGGCCCGGGAAATGTGGCCGATTGGCTGAACCGTTTCGGTTTCCGCGATCCTGATGAATTTGTGGAAAAAATTCCCTTTCCTGAAACCTATGGCTATGTCAAGTCCGTATTTGGAAATTACTGGAATTATTTGCGCTTGTATAATCCAGAAATTATCCAAAAAATGGAAAAGATCAACTAA
- a CDS encoding class I SAM-dependent methyltransferase translates to MPTVEYNLEFWSNYSWSEQGDEWSHAWGGTEFLWWGTLYPRIQAFIPTGSILEIAPGYGRFTTYFKDYCQELTLVDLAEPCIEICQKRFANYSHINYYVNDGKSLDMIPDRSIDFVFSFDSLVHAESDVMQAYLMQLGRKLKPNGAGFFHHSNIGNFKDSSGNLTFPNPHMRAESMTAQLFAEYCDRAGLHCLSQEWINWGENDDILKDCLSTFKVKDPQWNQNNRVFKNPHFMEEAKRLQDISVLYRPSRF, encoded by the coding sequence ATGCCAACTGTTGAATATAATCTAGAATTTTGGTCAAATTATAGCTGGTCCGAGCAAGGTGATGAATGGTCTCATGCTTGGGGCGGCACAGAGTTTTTATGGTGGGGAACCCTGTATCCCCGGATTCAAGCCTTTATTCCCACGGGCAGCATTTTAGAAATTGCCCCAGGTTATGGTCGGTTTACCACCTATTTTAAGGATTATTGTCAAGAGTTAACCCTTGTTGATTTAGCTGAACCCTGTATTGAAATTTGTCAAAAACGGTTCGCTAACTATTCCCACATTAACTATTATGTGAATGATGGGAAGTCTTTAGATATGATTCCCGATCGCTCCATTGATTTCGTCTTCAGCTTTGATTCCCTGGTTCATGCTGAATCTGATGTAATGCAAGCTTACTTAATGCAGCTAGGGCGAAAGCTTAAGCCCAATGGAGCTGGATTTTTTCATCATTCTAATATTGGCAATTTTAAGGACAGTTCCGGGAATCTTACTTTTCCCAATCCCCATATGCGAGCTGAAAGTATGACCGCTCAACTGTTTGCAGAGTATTGCGATCGGGCAGGTTTGCACTGTTTAAGTCAGGAATGGATTAATTGGGGAGAGAACGATGATATCCTCAAGGATTGCTTATCGACATTTAAGGTGAAAGATCCACAATGGAATCAAAATAATCGAGTGTTTAAAAATCCCCATTTTATGGAAGAGGCCAAACGACTGCAAGATATTTCTGTATTATATCGTCCTTCTCGGTTTTAA
- a CDS encoding type I restriction enzyme HsdR N-terminal domain-containing protein → MSLTAIAQKITTIGEAEQHFNLVQTVDPNFFTEWQVDLPELTETEKTELDRIRARYRYHCSQGHLAEGLVNLVVLSPLLELAGFYDPPFQMKAEVAIEVNTYVSASEVSEEVLRGRIDFLVISQGIWIAVLESKSSQLNLDTAIPQTLAYMMANSHPEKPAFAMATNGGEFFFLKLSSQGMPQYDISRSFSLLPLRNELYEVLRVLKNLEPNIKP, encoded by the coding sequence ATGTCTTTAACAGCGATCGCTCAAAAAATAACCACTATCGGAGAAGCAGAGCAGCACTTTAATTTAGTGCAGACAGTTGATCCTAACTTTTTTACCGAATGGCAAGTTGATTTACCGGAGTTAACGGAGACAGAAAAAACAGAATTAGATCGGATTAGAGCCAGATATCGCTATCATTGCTCTCAGGGACATCTGGCTGAAGGATTAGTTAATTTAGTCGTGTTATCTCCCTTATTGGAATTGGCAGGATTTTACGATCCACCGTTTCAAATGAAAGCAGAAGTTGCTATTGAAGTCAATACATACGTTTCTGCGAGTGAAGTTTCTGAGGAAGTTTTGCGCGGTAGAATTGATTTTTTGGTAATCTCCCAAGGAATTTGGATAGCAGTCTTGGAATCGAAAAGTAGCCAACTGAATCTAGATACGGCAATTCCCCAAACTCTTGCCTATATGATGGCGAATTCTCATCCAGAGAAACCGGCATTTGCAATGGCAACTAATGGTGGGGAATTCTTTTTTCTGAAGCTCAGTTCTCAAGGAATGCCACAATATGATATTTCTCGTAGTTTTTCCCTGTTGCCTTTACGGAATGAATTGTATGAGGTGCTGAGAGTTTTGAAAAACCTAGAACCAAATATCAAGCCATAG
- a CDS encoding Txe/YoeB family addiction module toxin, with protein sequence MDEWEIVFTKQAEKDARKIASSGLGKQVTKILDVIKEDPSTTYPPYEKLSGDLQGYYSRRINIQHHLVYRILPEEKIIKAIRMWTHYEL encoded by the coding sequence ATAGATGAATGGGAGATTGTATTTACTAAGCAAGCAGAAAAAGATGCTAGAAAAATTGCTTCTTCTGGGCTAGGAAAGCAAGTAACAAAAATTTTGGATGTGATTAAAGAAGATCCTTCTACTACCTATCCTCCCTATGAAAAACTAAGCGGAGATTTACAGGGTTACTATTCTAGAAGAATTAATATCCAGCATCATTTAGTTTATCGAATTTTACCAGAAGAAAAAATTATTAAAGCGATCCGGATGTGGACACACTATGAATTGTAA
- a CDS encoding leucyl aminopeptidase yields MEFKPTDTPRLDWTGDALALGFFEDAVELSADLAQLDEKLEGALAEFIEDAEFKGKEGSTIFTRLGKKYPIRKLILVGLGKSEKLSVDSLRQGGASAAKLAQKERCQNLGISFPLLHDDRHLTTQAIAEGIELGLHQDNRFKSEPEEKPPELQTVALLGLGGTEAALEKAKIICSGVILARELVAAPANEVTPVTLAETARAIASEYGLELEILGQKECEEQGMGAFLGVAQASDLPPQFIHLTYKPQGTPRRKLAIVGKGLTFDSGGLNIKAGAGSSIEMMKTDMGGAGATLGAAKAIAQLKPDVEVHFISAATENMISGHAMHPGDILKASNGKTIEVNNTDAEGRLTLADALVFAEKLGVEAIVDLATLTGACVIALGNKIAGLWTADDTLAADFMSASELAGEQFWRMPLEESYFDSMKSVVADMKNAGARAGGSISAALFLKQFIKETPWMHLDIAAPVWTDKDYRYHSAGATGFPVRSLVNWVLS; encoded by the coding sequence ATGGAATTCAAACCTACAGATACGCCACGGTTAGATTGGACGGGGGATGCACTTGCCCTGGGCTTTTTTGAGGATGCGGTGGAGCTGAGTGCGGATCTGGCACAACTGGATGAGAAGCTAGAGGGCGCTCTGGCTGAGTTCATTGAAGATGCGGAGTTTAAGGGTAAAGAGGGTAGTACAATATTTACTCGCTTAGGGAAAAAATACCCGATCCGCAAACTGATTTTGGTGGGCTTAGGGAAATCGGAAAAGCTCAGTGTAGATAGTCTGCGTCAAGGAGGAGCATCGGCAGCTAAATTAGCACAAAAGGAACGCTGCCAAAATTTAGGTATTAGTTTTCCCCTGTTGCATGACGATCGCCACTTAACCACTCAGGCGATCGCCGAAGGAATTGAGTTAGGCTTACATCAGGATAATCGCTTTAAGTCAGAACCAGAGGAGAAACCCCCAGAGTTGCAAACCGTGGCGCTGTTGGGGTTAGGCGGTACAGAAGCGGCTCTAGAGAAAGCCAAGATTATCTGTTCTGGGGTGATTTTAGCACGGGAATTGGTGGCAGCTCCCGCTAATGAGGTCACACCAGTTACCTTAGCAGAAACGGCGCGGGCGATCGCCTCCGAATATGGCTTAGAGCTGGAAATTTTAGGGCAAAAAGAATGTGAAGAACAAGGAATGGGAGCATTTTTGGGCGTTGCCCAAGCCTCCGATCTTCCCCCTCAGTTTATCCATCTCACCTATAAACCCCAAGGTACACCGCGCCGCAAGTTAGCCATCGTCGGTAAAGGCTTAACCTTTGACTCGGGTGGCTTGAATATCAAAGCGGGTGCAGGCAGTAGCATCGAGATGATGAAAACCGACATGGGAGGAGCAGGAGCCACATTAGGCGCAGCCAAGGCGATCGCCCAATTAAAACCTGATGTTGAAGTTCATTTTATCTCAGCGGCGACCGAAAATATGATTAGCGGTCATGCCATGCATCCGGGAGATATTCTCAAAGCTTCCAATGGCAAAACCATTGAGGTCAATAATACGGATGCTGAAGGTCGTCTTACGTTAGCAGATGCCTTGGTGTTTGCCGAAAAACTGGGTGTGGAGGCGATCGTCGATTTAGCCACTTTAACCGGCGCTTGTGTTATCGCTTTGGGTAATAAAATTGCCGGGTTATGGACAGCCGACGATACCCTAGCCGCCGACTTTATGAGTGCCTCCGAACTTGCCGGAGAACAATTTTGGCGGATGCCCTTAGAAGAGAGCTATTTTGACAGCATGAAATCCGTCGTTGCTGATATGAAAAATGCCGGTGCAAGGGCAGGCGGTTCCATTTCTGCCGCCCTATTTTTGAAGCAATTTATCAAGGAAACCCCTTGGATGCATTTAGATATTGCCGCACCCGTTTGGACAGATAAAGATTACCGCTACCATAGCGCTGGTGCAACCGGTTTCCCCGTTCGCTCTTTGGTAAATTGGGTTTTAAGTTAA
- a CDS encoding DUF4007 family protein — protein MIFARHETFHPRFGWLKKGFDCAKEDENIFLADDAPVRLGVGKNMVKSIRHWCSAFKILENDSPTEFAQRLLGEEGWDTYLEDPASLWLLHWHYLKAPCLGTAWDVIFNQFREVEFTQETLFNYLVKYRDRRSSKIADSSLRKDVSCLLRMYVEQPSKSWTSEDSLDCPFTELGLIHRVGESKYYTFRIGYKPSLPEAIIVYACLDYAARKEYSARTIALANLLYDFGSPGLIFKLTESAICRAIEMVGRQFKMLQITDVAGKLQLAFDDEPQTLGDRILQAYYDAQ, from the coding sequence ATGATTTTTGCTCGTCATGAAACCTTTCATCCTCGCTTTGGTTGGCTCAAAAAAGGGTTTGATTGTGCAAAAGAAGATGAAAATATTTTTCTTGCTGATGATGCCCCAGTTCGGTTGGGAGTGGGGAAAAATATGGTAAAATCTATTCGCCATTGGTGCAGCGCGTTTAAGATTTTAGAAAATGATAGTCCCACAGAGTTTGCTCAACGGCTTTTGGGAGAAGAGGGTTGGGATACTTATTTAGAAGATCCGGCTTCCTTGTGGCTATTGCATTGGCATTACTTAAAAGCGCCTTGTTTAGGAACAGCTTGGGATGTGATTTTTAATCAATTTCGCGAGGTAGAATTTACCCAAGAAACTTTGTTTAATTATCTGGTTAAGTATCGCGATCGCCGTAGCTCTAAAATTGCGGACTCTTCCCTGCGTAAGGATGTGAGCTGTTTGTTGAGAATGTACGTTGAACAGCCGTCTAAATCTTGGACAAGTGAAGATTCTCTCGATTGTCCGTTTACGGAATTAGGATTAATTCATCGGGTGGGTGAGTCGAAATATTATACGTTTCGGATTGGCTATAAACCGAGTTTACCAGAGGCAATTATTGTTTATGCTTGTCTCGATTATGCGGCTCGAAAAGAGTACTCTGCTCGGACTATTGCTCTGGCGAACTTGCTCTATGATTTTGGCAGTCCGGGGTTGATTTTTAAGCTGACTGAGAGCGCGATTTGTAGGGCGATTGAAATGGTGGGCCGTCAGTTTAAGATGCTTCAGATTACGGATGTGGCGGGGAAATTGCAACTGGCGTTTGATGATGAGCCTCAAACTCTAGGCGATCGCATCCTGCAA
- a CDS encoding DUF3226 domain-containing protein: MSDPCKQDLNSSEIKKILLVEGNNDCHLVMGLCKKQNVTENFSIHDCQGIDIALKNLNSLIIRPDPPEVIGAVLDADKSIMTQWNRIQKKLQDCDYNFPQNPMVNGTIIQGYQDKPKLGFWLMPNNINAGIVEDFCIELVPQNRQDTFRFAQECVAEAKNRKLTDFKDQDYSKAELCTYLAWQDEPGFPPGKAIGTKKLNADAELAKHFTDWLKQLFG, from the coding sequence ATGTCCGATCCTTGCAAACAAGATCTCAACTCTTCTGAAATCAAAAAAATATTACTTGTAGAAGGCAATAATGATTGTCATCTCGTGATGGGATTGTGCAAAAAACAGAATGTTACTGAAAACTTTAGCATTCATGATTGTCAAGGTATTGATATAGCCTTAAAAAATTTAAATTCCTTGATTATTCGCCCAGATCCTCCAGAAGTGATAGGCGCTGTTTTAGATGCGGATAAATCAATCATGACTCAGTGGAATCGTATACAGAAAAAGTTGCAAGATTGTGATTACAATTTTCCTCAAAATCCGATGGTAAATGGCACGATTATTCAAGGTTATCAAGATAAGCCTAAGTTAGGGTTTTGGCTAATGCCAAATAATATTAATGCGGGTATTGTAGAAGATTTTTGTATTGAATTAGTTCCGCAAAATCGTCAGGATACCTTCCGATTTGCCCAAGAATGTGTTGCTGAAGCTAAAAATCGTAAATTGACAGATTTTAAAGACCAGGATTATAGTAAAGCGGAGCTTTGTACTTATTTAGCTTGGCAAGATGAACCCGGTTTTCCTCCAGGAAAAGCGATAGGCACGAAAAAGTTGAATGCTGATGCTGAGTTAGCCAAGCATTTTACAGATTGGTTAAAACAACTTTTTGGTTAA